Proteins found in one Hymenobacter sp. YIM 151500-1 genomic segment:
- a CDS encoding TolC family protein has product MNHLPLCFRLPGLAVLLLLLGLRAPARAQQVVVRLDSAEQQALRQHPRLRQSAQEIEEQRALKRGSFSPTNPDFLFSAPTGERWAPGVVQTIDLPTVYRRQAKVAQAGITLAERGLDVNRATVRRDVRQAYLRLQFAEAQVRQLTYQDSLFQNLRQATERLFKAGEVTALQRVSTDAEAQQVRNQLEQARVDQRSAQRRLGLLLGQPDADLATETDLRQTGPELARTGAELLATLPSQDSAAVALSPTLAYYGQNVALSQSGISLVRARRAPALTLGYQNQAYENSVVKYRFQFGVSVPIWFWTYRSQLQAATARSKAAQAQLQVQRLDLNTQYQQALADTRKFAASLTYYEQTGLPQSRAIISQSQRLFKAGEISYLVLIQSLNQAFTIQNTYLTTIRDYSQAIVELNYLRGQ; this is encoded by the coding sequence ATGAATCACCTTCCCCTTTGCTTTCGCCTGCCCGGCCTGGCCGTGCTCCTGCTGCTGCTCGGGCTGCGGGCCCCCGCGCGGGCGCAGCAGGTAGTCGTACGGCTGGACAGTGCCGAACAGCAGGCCCTGCGCCAGCACCCGCGCCTACGCCAGTCGGCCCAGGAAATTGAGGAGCAGCGCGCCCTCAAGCGCGGCAGCTTTTCGCCCACCAACCCCGACTTCTTGTTTTCGGCGCCCACGGGCGAGCGGTGGGCCCCGGGGGTGGTGCAAACCATTGACCTGCCCACGGTGTATCGCCGGCAAGCCAAGGTTGCCCAGGCGGGCATCACCCTGGCCGAGCGGGGCCTAGACGTGAACCGCGCCACCGTGCGCCGCGACGTGCGCCAGGCGTACTTGCGCCTGCAGTTTGCCGAAGCGCAGGTGCGCCAGCTGACCTACCAGGACAGCCTGTTTCAGAACCTGCGGCAAGCCACGGAACGCCTGTTCAAAGCCGGTGAGGTAACGGCGCTGCAGCGGGTGAGCACCGACGCGGAAGCCCAGCAGGTGCGCAACCAGCTGGAGCAAGCCCGCGTGGACCAGCGCTCGGCCCAGCGGCGGCTGGGCCTGCTGCTGGGGCAGCCCGACGCCGACCTGGCCACCGAAACCGACCTGCGCCAAACCGGGCCGGAGCTGGCCCGCACCGGCGCCGAGCTGCTGGCCACGCTGCCCAGCCAGGACAGTGCGGCCGTGGCGCTGAGCCCCACGCTGGCCTACTACGGCCAGAACGTAGCCCTCAGCCAGTCGGGCATCAGCCTGGTGCGGGCCCGGCGCGCGCCGGCGCTGACGCTGGGCTATCAGAATCAGGCGTATGAGAACTCCGTGGTCAAGTACCGCTTTCAGTTCGGGGTGTCGGTGCCCATCTGGTTCTGGACCTACCGCTCGCAGCTGCAGGCCGCCACGGCCCGCAGCAAGGCCGCCCAGGCCCAGCTGCAGGTGCAGCGCCTCGACCTGAACACCCAGTACCAGCAGGCCCTGGCCGATACGCGCAAGTTTGCCGCCTCGCTCACGTACTACGAGCAGACCGGCCTGCCCCAGTCGCGGGCCATCATCAGCCAGTCGCAGCGCCTGTTCAAGGCCGGCGAAATCAGCTACCTGGTGCTGATTCAGAGCCTCAACCAGGCTTTCACCATCCAAAATACCTACCTGACTACCATCCGGGATTACAGTCAGGCCATCGTTGAACTTAACTACCTGCGGGGACAATAA
- a CDS encoding heavy-metal-associated domain-containing protein produces MKTLHFKTNINCGGCIKAVTPTLNEQAGAGNWQVDTANPDKILTVTTDKLTPQQVVQAVEQAGFHIVAA; encoded by the coding sequence ATGAAAACCCTGCATTTCAAAACCAACATCAACTGCGGCGGCTGCATTAAGGCCGTTACGCCGACCCTCAACGAGCAAGCCGGTGCCGGCAACTGGCAGGTGGATACAGCCAATCCTGATAAGATTTTGACCGTGACCACCGATAAGCTCACCCCCCAGCAGGTCGTACAAGCCGTCGAGCAGGCTGGCTTCCATATAGTGGCCGCCTAA
- a CDS encoding DUF2231 domain-containing protein, translating into MFSDFPNLHPLVVHVPIVLILLGAATQALLVFKDWQQVRWGTLLILAGGFAGALAASTVFHAEATGLGARAAAVFAAHEKYASYTLWLSGITLLLRGIGQFFHVQRRAYEVLVLAFALAAAGTLSVAGHRGAQLVYVEGVGPQGHLVSKHHGHDDEEQMPGMTEQVSHHEESSGTGSPSTGSPPTASSQQPPTSKPAHPADMPGMDMGAPASARPQHAPATGQMGDMRMPETKATHRTKPAGHPTDMATMPGMHMPAASRTQPMPKGMVMQPTNSPKQQHKMAGMAEMPGMSRQPTKPQPPAAAAGMADMATMPGMKPAQPAQPAPAMEAAPGTHDMPGMTIPNPLDKFRFKDNNPARTQSSPKK; encoded by the coding sequence ATGTTTTCAGACTTTCCCAATCTTCACCCCCTGGTCGTGCACGTTCCCATCGTGCTCATTTTGCTGGGGGCGGCCACGCAGGCCCTGCTGGTCTTCAAAGACTGGCAGCAGGTTCGCTGGGGAACCCTGCTGATACTGGCCGGGGGCTTTGCCGGGGCCCTGGCAGCCAGTACCGTGTTTCATGCTGAGGCCACGGGCCTGGGCGCGCGGGCGGCGGCCGTATTCGCGGCCCACGAAAAGTACGCGAGCTACACGCTGTGGCTATCGGGCATCACCCTGTTGCTGCGCGGGATAGGGCAATTTTTCCACGTACAACGCCGCGCTTATGAAGTTTTGGTTCTGGCTTTCGCGCTGGCGGCCGCCGGCACGTTGTCCGTGGCGGGCCACCGGGGCGCGCAGCTGGTGTACGTGGAGGGCGTCGGCCCGCAGGGGCACCTCGTGTCGAAGCACCACGGCCACGACGACGAGGAGCAGATGCCCGGCATGACTGAGCAAGTCAGCCACCACGAGGAATCTTCCGGTACCGGTAGCCCCTCGACTGGCTCACCACCCACCGCTTCAAGTCAGCAGCCGCCCACCAGCAAGCCGGCACACCCGGCCGACATGCCGGGAATGGACATGGGCGCCCCGGCTTCTGCGCGGCCTCAACACGCGCCGGCCACGGGTCAGATGGGGGACATGCGAATGCCAGAAACGAAAGCGACCCACCGGACAAAACCTGCTGGCCACCCAACCGACATGGCCACCATGCCGGGCATGCACATGCCCGCGGCCAGCCGTACGCAGCCCATGCCCAAGGGCATGGTTATGCAGCCGACCAACAGTCCCAAGCAGCAGCATAAAATGGCCGGGATGGCTGAGATGCCGGGCATGAGCCGCCAACCAACCAAGCCGCAGCCGCCCGCGGCAGCCGCCGGGATGGCCGATATGGCAACCATGCCTGGCATGAAGCCGGCTCAACCAGCGCAGCCCGCGCCAGCCATGGAGGCCGCGCCGGGCACGCATGACATGCCCGGCATGACCATACCCAACCCGCTGGATAAGTTTCGCTTCAAGGACAATAACCCGGCGCGTACCCAATCAAGCCCTAAGAAGTAG
- a CDS encoding HNH endonuclease translates to MSRITKTLKLPMPADAVNQQRAKQFFGAYDCEMMVGPSDTPFYLGTPTPRICRFCGKSEPEVSFRKDAHVMPDFMGNRNILSHFECDTCNALFAKYEDSFANYLGLARTFNQIKGKNRKVPKFKDNKTGLEVSMEAEGLHIKTIQGQDPLVIDEATNSAQLITTRPSYVPIHLVKLLLKMALCLLDESEVNDYRWAREFITSEVHDEAAQGMGILSVMLHSVSGPPVFPAPFAQLYTRNASAPAEIPEKMFVLYYANYYFQLALPFSRVDKVRFLGITPPLQSIDLPVFPLLIGETWLAEYGPATFRRVDFTSNQKRKGEEHRFSLAFDKMIEVPIKPEPPNDASQSANDVKPA, encoded by the coding sequence ATGAGCAGAATCACCAAAACGCTGAAGCTACCCATGCCTGCTGACGCCGTAAACCAGCAGCGCGCTAAGCAGTTTTTCGGAGCATACGATTGTGAAATGATGGTTGGACCATCAGACACGCCGTTTTACCTGGGTACTCCCACGCCTCGAATCTGTCGGTTTTGTGGGAAGAGCGAACCAGAAGTGTCATTCCGCAAAGATGCTCACGTGATGCCCGATTTTATGGGCAACCGCAACATACTCTCACATTTCGAGTGTGATACCTGCAATGCACTTTTTGCGAAGTACGAAGACTCTTTTGCCAACTACCTGGGGTTGGCTCGAACCTTCAATCAGATTAAAGGCAAAAACAGAAAGGTTCCCAAATTCAAAGACAACAAGACGGGCCTTGAAGTATCCATGGAGGCAGAAGGTCTGCACATCAAAACGATTCAAGGGCAAGACCCGCTCGTTATTGATGAGGCTACTAATTCTGCCCAATTGATAACTACTAGGCCCAGCTATGTCCCGATTCATTTGGTCAAGCTCCTGCTTAAAATGGCCCTTTGTCTGCTCGATGAATCGGAGGTAAACGATTACAGGTGGGCGCGTGAGTTCATCACCTCAGAGGTACATGATGAAGCAGCCCAAGGAATGGGTATCCTAAGCGTGATGTTACATTCCGTATCTGGTCCGCCGGTCTTTCCAGCTCCTTTCGCTCAACTCTACACCCGCAATGCTAGTGCGCCGGCCGAAATCCCAGAAAAGATGTTCGTGCTTTACTATGCCAACTACTATTTCCAACTAGCATTACCCTTTAGCCGCGTTGATAAAGTACGCTTCCTAGGCATCACACCGCCTTTGCAGAGTATTGACTTACCCGTTTTTCCTCTACTTATCGGAGAGACTTGGTTGGCGGAGTACGGTCCCGCTACTTTTAGACGGGTTGATTTCACTTCTAACCAGAAGAGGAAAGGGGAAGAGCATCGGTTTTCACTGGCCTTTGATAAAATGATAGAAGTACCTATCAAGCCGGAGCCTCCAAATGATGCAAGCCAGAGTGCAAATGATGTAAAACCAGCTTAG
- a CDS encoding four-helix bundle copper-binding protein has product MHAQNQSLLDALNACIAACEHCASACLQEDDVKMMARCISLDRDCADICALTARFVARGSEHAQHLLSECAEICKACGDECAKHTHMQHCQECAEACRRCEQACRAGLAA; this is encoded by the coding sequence ATGCACGCCCAAAACCAATCCCTCCTCGACGCCCTCAACGCCTGCATTGCCGCCTGCGAACATTGTGCTTCCGCCTGCCTGCAGGAAGACGATGTGAAGATGATGGCCCGCTGTATCAGCCTGGACCGTGACTGCGCCGACATCTGCGCGCTGACGGCCCGCTTCGTTGCCCGTGGCTCGGAACATGCCCAGCACCTGCTGAGCGAGTGCGCCGAAATCTGCAAGGCCTGCGGCGACGAGTGCGCCAAGCACACCCACATGCAACACTGCCAGGAATGCGCCGAGGCGTGCCGCCGCTGCGAGCAGGCCTGCCGCGCCGGCCTGGCCGCCTAA
- a CDS encoding DUF305 domain-containing protein yields MKKSALFLATLCSSALLLGSCNSDKNADTTAATTSAPADSAAASGEMAGMDHAGMNHAGTGAAAASPLMASMDEMMAKMDAMKPKGNTDHDFAHMMMEHHKGAVAMADIELRDGKDATMRQMAEKIKADQQKEIGELEPIAERLDAAPTNYKPQDPADPFTAQMKTSMDHMMKNMPTLVADPDMNFNMLMTVHHQSAMDMAEAELAHGKDTKLKEMAQKMIDAQKKEIEQFKAWHAKNADKMKPTAAVYECPMGCEGSQSTKPGKCPTCEMELVKKA; encoded by the coding sequence ATGAAAAAGTCTGCATTGTTCCTCGCCACTCTTTGTTCGAGCGCCCTGCTGCTGGGTAGCTGCAACTCCGATAAAAATGCCGATACCACGGCGGCAACCACCTCGGCCCCGGCCGATTCTGCGGCCGCCAGCGGCGAAATGGCCGGCATGGACCATGCCGGTATGAACCACGCCGGCACGGGTGCGGCCGCGGCTTCGCCCCTGATGGCTTCGATGGATGAGATGATGGCCAAGATGGACGCCATGAAGCCGAAAGGCAACACCGACCACGACTTTGCCCACATGATGATGGAGCACCACAAGGGCGCCGTTGCCATGGCCGACATCGAGTTGCGCGACGGTAAAGACGCCACCATGCGCCAGATGGCCGAGAAAATTAAAGCCGACCAGCAGAAGGAAATCGGGGAGCTGGAGCCCATTGCCGAGCGCCTCGACGCCGCCCCGACCAACTACAAGCCCCAGGACCCGGCCGACCCCTTCACCGCCCAGATGAAGACGTCCATGGACCACATGATGAAGAACATGCCCACGCTGGTGGCTGACCCGGACATGAACTTCAACATGCTCATGACGGTGCACCACCAAAGCGCGATGGACATGGCCGAAGCAGAGCTGGCCCACGGCAAGGACACCAAGCTTAAGGAGATGGCGCAGAAAATGATTGACGCCCAGAAGAAGGAAATCGAGCAGTTCAAAGCCTGGCACGCCAAGAATGCCGACAAGATGAAGCCTACCGCAGCCGTGTACGAGTGCCCGATGGGCTGCGAAGGCAGCCAAAGCACCAAGCCGGGCAAATGCCCGACCTGCGAAATGGAATTGGTTAAGAAAGCCTAA
- a CDS encoding heavy metal-binding domain-containing protein, translated as MHVFRSLLAGLVFLAAAPLAAHAQQHAEMAAGETHAHVAPHGGVVRSASPYHLELVAQPTELAFYLLGAKMSPVPNKGMKGSVMVQQTNNATATLPLALAGDDHLTAKLPAGAKVRTAIVTLTTADGKTMTVRFEKLDEARGHQAVGAAYTCPMHPDVAAAQPGKCPKCGMALVKKS; from the coding sequence ATGCATGTTTTCCGCTCTCTCCTAGCCGGCCTGGTTTTCCTGGCCGCTGCTCCCCTGGCCGCGCACGCGCAGCAGCACGCCGAAATGGCGGCCGGCGAAACCCACGCCCACGTGGCCCCGCACGGGGGCGTGGTCCGCTCGGCCAGCCCCTACCACCTCGAACTAGTGGCCCAGCCCACCGAGCTGGCGTTTTACCTGCTAGGGGCCAAGATGAGCCCCGTGCCCAACAAGGGCATGAAAGGCTCGGTAATGGTGCAGCAAACCAACAACGCCACCGCCACGCTTCCGCTCGCCCTGGCCGGGGATGACCACCTCACGGCCAAGCTGCCCGCCGGGGCCAAGGTGCGCACGGCCATCGTCACCCTCACCACCGCCGACGGTAAGACGATGACGGTCCGCTTTGAAAAGCTGGACGAAGCCCGCGGACACCAGGCCGTGGGGGCGGCCTACACCTGCCCCATGCACCCAGACGTGGCCGCTGCGCAACCTGGCAAATGCCCCAAATGCGGCATGGCCCTGGTTAAAAAATCCTAG
- a CDS encoding efflux RND transporter periplasmic adaptor subunit: protein MKTTHKFLAATAALGLAFSVLLPPPVALWAHGGEDHGDAAHASTGVALTDAVALPKESQFLFGVRTALASYSNTYNRLTLYGTVAPAAGGEGRVVVPQTGRIVSLAASVGQSVRAGQALAVIDQTLDATQQIGLSTERANAQAELRAAQQDYARLQTIADIAARKDVVAAELRLRQARQNAAILNGQARTRRVTITSPISGTVDVFNLAVGQQVTQGDELFRVLNPGKLRVEAQVFAQDLDKIPAGAQFRVEGLQGQTGSAPARLVVFSNVVNPVNQARQLVLELDNAGGNLFRAGQAVNVQVLGRSDGGKKQLVVPTSALTDLNGKPVVFVHSDPETFNIRYVQPGPANGEQTVLLAGDVNENDRVVSVGTYQLKSIYLNQ, encoded by the coding sequence ATGAAAACCACGCATAAGTTTCTCGCCGCTACGGCCGCTCTGGGTTTGGCCTTTTCTGTGCTGCTGCCCCCGCCCGTCGCGCTGTGGGCCCACGGGGGCGAGGACCACGGCGACGCCGCGCACGCCTCGACCGGCGTGGCCCTGACCGATGCCGTGGCCCTACCCAAGGAAAGCCAGTTTCTGTTCGGGGTGCGCACGGCCCTGGCCAGCTATTCAAATACGTATAATCGCCTTACCCTCTACGGTACCGTAGCGCCCGCAGCCGGGGGCGAGGGACGGGTGGTGGTGCCCCAAACCGGACGCATCGTCAGCTTGGCTGCGAGCGTAGGCCAGTCGGTGCGCGCCGGGCAGGCGCTGGCCGTCATCGACCAGACCCTCGATGCCACCCAGCAAATTGGCCTGAGCACCGAGCGCGCCAACGCCCAGGCCGAGCTGCGCGCCGCCCAGCAGGACTACGCCCGGTTGCAGACCATTGCCGACATCGCCGCCCGCAAGGACGTGGTGGCCGCCGAGCTGCGCCTGCGCCAGGCCCGCCAGAATGCCGCTATTCTCAACGGGCAGGCCCGCACCCGCCGCGTTACCATTACCTCGCCCATCAGCGGCACGGTGGACGTGTTCAACCTAGCCGTGGGCCAGCAAGTCACCCAGGGCGACGAGCTGTTTCGGGTACTCAACCCCGGCAAGCTGCGCGTGGAAGCCCAGGTATTTGCTCAGGACCTGGACAAGATTCCGGCCGGGGCCCAGTTCCGGGTAGAAGGCTTGCAGGGACAAACCGGTAGCGCCCCGGCCCGGCTGGTGGTGTTCAGCAACGTGGTGAACCCCGTGAACCAGGCCCGGCAGCTGGTGCTCGAACTCGACAACGCCGGCGGCAACCTCTTCCGCGCCGGCCAGGCCGTGAACGTGCAGGTGCTGGGGCGCAGCGACGGCGGCAAAAAGCAGCTGGTGGTGCCCACGTCGGCGCTGACCGATTTGAACGGCAAGCCGGTGGTCTTCGTGCACAGCGACCCGGAAACCTTTAACATCCGCTACGTGCAGCCCGGTCCGGCCAACGGCGAGCAGACGGTGCTGCTGGCCGGCGACGTGAACGAAAACGACCGGGTGGTGAGCGTGGGCACTTACCAGCTCAAATCCATCTACTTGAACCAATAA
- a CDS encoding efflux RND transporter permease subunit — protein MLDRIIRFALQNRLLMLAFAVGLLVAGTFTARQLPVDVLPDLDRPRVTVFLEAAGMAPEEVEALVTLPVETALNGATGVAAVRSNSAIGLGMVFVEFDYGTDIFTARQIVAEKLQTVSGQLPTGITPVLGPISSVMGQIMLVGLSGGQQTNAADLRTLANYTVRQRLLSIPGVAQVIPIGGDNLQYQVLLDMPRLNATGLTVTQVEEALRRSNLNTTGNFFDRNGSEVLIRNLGRLRSVEDIENIIVGYRQGSPISIKQIATVSFGARFKRGDGSVNGKPAVILSIEKQPGTATVGLTEAVEKALVELQPSLPKDVKVNTRLFKQADFIESSITNVEEALRDGAILVVIVLFAFLLNVRTTFISLVAIPLSLLVTALVFRAAGISINTMTLGGLAIAIGELVDDAIVDVENVFRRLRENQQLAQPRPALQVIYAASSEVRNSIVYATVIVVLVFLPLFALEGMEGRIFAPLGIAYITSIVASLFVSLTVTPVLCYYLLPKMKQIRMAEQEGGLVRWLKRKDTGLLNWGLGHPKLVLTVTGLLFAVALSLVPFFGTEFLPPFNEGSLTVNFSAPAGTSLTESNKLGTLGEEQILQLPEVAYTARRTGRAELDEHAESVNNSEIEVAFKTEEELEREGKKMRSRDEILADLRQRLALITGVNVNIGQPISHRLDHLLSGVRAQVAIKVFGNDLLELRRYANEIRTAAGTVPGVVDLQVEKQVQIPQLLVRPRDAALRAYGLERGQVVATLETLFQGDVVSQMLDGQKRFDLIVKLPEAQRNDVATIANTRIETPSGALIPVSQVADVSYEPGPNTVNHENTQRRITVSLNVAGRDLGSTVKEVQARIAQQVKLPAGYYLTYGGQFESQQSAAQKILWLSLFSLAGIFLVLYSHFKSGLMVGQIMLNIPLALIGSVGAVLLTGGTFSIASLVGFITLTGIASRNGIMMISHYIHLVEHEGERFSKAMIIRGSLERLVPVLMTALVAALALVPLTLAKDAPGKEILYPVATVILGGLLSSTFLDIVVTPVVFWLVGEKALAQYQRGHREVGLDAHPQELDAQPLTPPTDLNPVQPSA, from the coding sequence ATGCTGGATAGAATCATCCGTTTTGCCCTGCAAAACCGCCTGCTCATGCTGGCCTTCGCCGTGGGCCTGCTGGTGGCCGGCACCTTCACGGCGCGCCAGCTGCCGGTGGACGTGCTGCCCGACCTGGACCGCCCCCGCGTGACGGTGTTTCTGGAAGCGGCCGGCATGGCCCCCGAAGAAGTGGAGGCCCTGGTGACGCTGCCCGTGGAAACGGCCCTGAACGGGGCTACCGGCGTGGCAGCTGTGCGCTCCAACTCGGCCATCGGCCTGGGCATGGTGTTCGTGGAGTTCGACTATGGCACCGACATCTTCACCGCCCGGCAGATTGTGGCCGAGAAGCTGCAAACCGTGAGCGGGCAGCTGCCCACCGGCATCACGCCGGTGCTGGGCCCGATTTCCTCGGTGATGGGCCAGATAATGCTGGTGGGCCTCTCGGGCGGCCAACAAACCAACGCGGCCGACCTGCGCACGCTGGCCAACTACACCGTGCGCCAGCGCCTGCTCAGCATTCCCGGCGTGGCCCAGGTCATTCCCATCGGCGGCGACAACCTGCAGTACCAGGTGCTGCTGGACATGCCCCGGCTCAACGCCACGGGCCTGACCGTAACGCAGGTGGAGGAAGCGCTGCGCCGCTCCAACCTGAACACTACCGGCAACTTCTTCGACCGCAACGGCTCGGAAGTACTGATTCGCAACCTGGGCCGGCTGCGCTCGGTCGAGGACATCGAAAACATCATCGTCGGCTACCGCCAGGGCTCGCCCATCAGCATCAAGCAAATTGCCACCGTGAGCTTCGGGGCCCGCTTTAAGCGCGGCGACGGCAGCGTGAACGGCAAGCCGGCCGTGATTCTGAGCATCGAGAAGCAGCCCGGTACCGCCACCGTGGGCCTCACCGAGGCGGTGGAAAAGGCGCTGGTGGAGCTGCAGCCCTCGCTGCCCAAGGATGTGAAAGTGAATACGCGCCTGTTCAAGCAGGCCGATTTTATCGAGTCGTCGATTACCAACGTGGAAGAGGCCCTGCGCGATGGGGCCATCCTGGTGGTCATCGTGCTGTTTGCCTTCCTGCTGAACGTGCGCACCACGTTTATCTCGCTGGTGGCCATTCCGCTCTCGCTGCTGGTCACGGCGCTGGTGTTCCGCGCGGCCGGCATCAGCATCAACACCATGACGCTGGGAGGACTGGCCATTGCCATCGGCGAGCTGGTCGACGACGCCATCGTGGACGTGGAAAACGTGTTCCGCCGCCTGCGCGAAAACCAGCAGCTGGCCCAGCCCCGGCCGGCCCTGCAGGTGATTTACGCCGCCTCGTCGGAAGTGCGTAATTCCATCGTGTACGCCACCGTCATCGTGGTGCTGGTGTTCCTGCCGCTGTTTGCGCTGGAAGGCATGGAAGGGCGCATTTTCGCGCCGCTGGGCATTGCCTACATCACTAGCATCGTGGCCTCGCTGTTTGTGTCGCTGACGGTGACGCCCGTGCTCTGCTACTACCTGCTGCCCAAGATGAAGCAGATTCGGATGGCCGAGCAGGAGGGAGGCCTGGTGCGCTGGCTCAAGCGCAAAGACACCGGCTTGCTCAACTGGGGCCTTGGCCACCCGAAATTGGTGCTCACGGTGACGGGGCTGCTGTTTGCCGTGGCCCTGTCGCTGGTGCCCTTCTTCGGCACGGAGTTCCTGCCGCCCTTCAACGAAGGCTCGCTCACGGTCAACTTCTCGGCCCCCGCCGGCACCTCGCTTACCGAGTCGAACAAGCTGGGCACGCTGGGCGAGGAGCAGATTCTGCAGCTGCCCGAGGTGGCCTACACTGCCCGCCGCACCGGCCGCGCCGAGCTGGACGAGCACGCCGAATCGGTGAACAACTCGGAAATCGAAGTAGCCTTCAAGACTGAGGAGGAACTGGAACGAGAGGGAAAAAAGATGCGCAGCCGCGACGAGATTCTGGCCGACCTGCGCCAGCGCCTGGCGCTCATCACCGGTGTGAACGTCAACATCGGCCAGCCCATCTCGCACCGCCTCGACCACTTGCTCTCGGGGGTGCGGGCTCAGGTCGCCATCAAGGTATTCGGCAACGACCTGCTCGAATTGCGTCGGTATGCCAATGAGATTCGCACGGCGGCCGGCACGGTGCCGGGCGTGGTCGATTTGCAGGTGGAGAAGCAGGTACAAATTCCGCAGCTGCTGGTGCGCCCCCGCGACGCGGCCCTGCGCGCCTACGGCCTGGAGCGCGGGCAGGTGGTGGCCACGCTGGAGACCTTATTTCAGGGCGACGTGGTGTCGCAGATGCTCGATGGGCAGAAGCGCTTTGACTTGATTGTGAAGCTGCCCGAAGCCCAGCGCAACGACGTGGCCACCATTGCCAACACCCGCATCGAAACGCCCTCGGGGGCGCTAATTCCGGTGAGCCAGGTGGCCGACGTGAGCTACGAGCCCGGCCCCAACACCGTCAACCACGAAAACACCCAGCGCCGCATCACCGTCTCGCTCAACGTGGCGGGCCGCGACCTGGGCAGCACCGTTAAGGAAGTGCAGGCCCGCATCGCGCAGCAGGTGAAGCTGCCGGCGGGCTACTACCTGACCTACGGCGGGCAGTTTGAGAGCCAGCAGTCGGCCGCGCAAAAGATTCTCTGGCTGAGCCTGTTTTCGCTGGCCGGCATCTTCCTGGTGCTCTACTCGCACTTCAAGTCGGGGCTGATGGTGGGGCAGATTATGCTCAACATCCCACTGGCCCTCATCGGCTCGGTGGGCGCGGTACTACTTACCGGCGGCACGTTCAGCATCGCCTCGCTGGTGGGCTTCATCACGCTCACCGGCATTGCCTCGCGCAACGGCATCATGATGATTTCGCACTACATCCACCTCGTCGAGCACGAAGGCGAGCGGTTCAGCAAGGCGATGATTATCCGCGGCTCGCTGGAACGCTTGGTGCCGGTGCTGATGACGGCCCTGGTGGCGGCCCTGGCCCTGGTGCCGCTCACCCTGGCTAAGGATGCGCCCGGCAAGGAAATTCTCTACCCCGTAGCCACCGTCATCCTGGGCGGCCTGCTCTCGTCCACCTTCCTCGACATCGTGGTGACGCCCGTGGTGTTCTGGCTCGTGGGCGAAAAGGCCCTGGCCCAGTACCAGCGTGGCCACCGGGAAGTGGGGCTCGATGCCCATCCGCAGGAGCTGGACGCCCAGCCCCTCACGCCCCCCACTGACCTAAATCCGGTGCAGCCCAGCGCCTAG
- a CDS encoding helix-turn-helix transcriptional regulator yields MLPNSSVTPNAAGCVLYIKHMVCARGIRMVRRELEGLGLRVLDVRLGAATVVGPADILDWARIREALATAGFALLESPAQQLVARVKQAVDELLHRPDTLRHRDFIPTLAQELGVSSRQLHACFAQVPGHESLLGYITHRRLHYAQQLLATSRLDIGRIARQLGYGSLAHFSGQFRRFAQCSPSVYRQQLEAGILLTKDIVAHLNN; encoded by the coding sequence ATGCTCCCCAATTCATCCGTTACGCCTAACGCTGCCGGCTGTGTGCTGTACATCAAGCACATGGTCTGCGCGCGGGGTATTCGGATGGTGCGGCGGGAGCTGGAAGGCCTCGGCCTGCGGGTGCTTGACGTGCGCCTCGGCGCCGCCACGGTGGTCGGCCCAGCCGATATCTTGGACTGGGCGCGCATCCGGGAAGCGCTGGCAACCGCCGGCTTTGCTCTGCTCGAAAGCCCGGCGCAGCAGTTGGTAGCGCGGGTGAAACAGGCCGTGGACGAGTTGCTGCACCGGCCCGATACGCTCCGGCACCGCGACTTCATCCCCACCCTGGCCCAGGAGCTGGGCGTAAGCAGCCGCCAGCTGCACGCCTGCTTTGCCCAGGTGCCCGGCCACGAGAGCCTACTGGGCTACATCACCCACCGACGCCTGCACTACGCCCAGCAGCTGCTAGCCACGTCCCGGCTCGACATCGGGCGCATTGCCCGGCAGTTGGGCTACGGCAGTTTGGCCCATTTTTCGGGGCAGTTTCGGCGGTTTGCGCAGTGTTCACCCTCGGTGTATCGCCAGCAGCTGGAAGCGGGCATACTTCTCACAAAGGACATTGTGGCTCACTTGAATAACTAG